The sequence TCCACCCCGCCCGTGGGGGAGCACCTGCTGGAATTGCTGCTGCTCGCGGACGCGTGCTGGCGGGCGGGCGCGGCGTCGATGGAGGCGGTGATTCCGTACGTCGGCTACGCGCGCCAGGACCGGCGGGCCCGGGCCGGTGAGCCCCTGGGTGGCCGGCTGGTGGCCGACCTGTTGTCCCATGGACGCTTCACGCGCGTGTTCACCGTGGACCTGCACAACCCGGCCCTGGAGGGCTGCTTCGGCGCCCCGCTGGAGCACCTGTCCGCGCTGCCGCTCCTGGCGGAGGCGCTGCGCCCCCACGTCACCGACACGTCCGTGGTGGTGGCGCCGGACCTGGGCGCGGTGAAGCGGGCGGAGGCGCTGGCGAAGCTGCTCGGCCGCCCGTGGGCGGTGGTGCACAAGGCGCGGCTGAGCGGCAACGACGTGGAGACGCTGGGCCTGCTGGGCCAGGTGCGCGGCATGCGCCCCATCCTGGTGGACGACATGATCTCCACCGGCGGCACGCTGGCCGCGGCGGCGAAGGAGCTGAAGGGCGAGGGGTGCGTGGATGACTTCATCCTCGCCACCACGCACGCCCTGCTGGTGGGCCCCGCGCTGGAGCGCCTGCACGGCGTGCCGGTGAAGCGGCTGGTCAGCACGGACAGTGTGGAGCCGCGCCAGGGCCTGCCCTTCCCCCACCAGGTGGTGACGCTGGCCCCGCTGCTCTTGCGCGCACTGCGGCCCGACGCGCGTTAGGCTGCCCGGCCATGTCCGACACGCTTCTGACGCAGCTCGACGCCGGAGTCTTCTCCGTCACCTTCAACCGGCCGGAGAAGAAGAACGCCTTCACCCACGCCATGTACGAGGCCGCCACCGCCGCCCTCCAGGAGGCGGAGCGCCGCGACGACGTGCGGGTGGTGCTCCTGTCCGGCGCGGGTGGCGCGTTCACGGCGGGCAACGACATCGGCGACTTCCTGGAGCACCCGCCCACGGGCGAGGACAGCGCGGTGTTCCGCTACCTGCGCGCGCTGGCGGGCATGGCCAAGCCGGTGCTCGCGGCGGTGGAGGGCGCGGCGGTGGGCATCGGCACGACGATGCTCCTGCACTGCGACTACGTGGTGGCCGGGGAGAAGGCGCGCTTCAGCATGCCCTTCGTCAACCTGGGCCTGTGCGCGGAGGGCGCCAGCAGCCTGCTGCTCCCGCGCGCGGCGGGCTTCGCGCTGGCGTCGGAGCTGCTGCTCTTCGGAGACCCGTTCGACGCGGCCACCGCGCTGCGCGCCGGCATCATCAACAAGGCCGTGCCGGAGGCGCAGCTGAAGGAGGTCGCCACCGAGCGCGCCCGCGCCCTGGCCCAGCGTCCCGCCCAGGCGCTCAAGGTGACCAAGGCGCTCATCCGCGGCCCGCAGCGGGAGCAGGTGGAGGCCGCCCTCAAGCGCGAGGGCGCCGAGTTCGTCCAGCGCCTCGCCTCCGACGAGGCGAAGGAAGCCTTCATGTCCTTCATGTCGCGCGGCCGGAAGTAGTCCCGCGCGTTACAGCGACAAGGGCATCACCACCGGGTCCGCGTGCACGTCACGCGGACCCGGCGTCGTTTCATGCGCCTAGCGGGGCGCGGGCGGCGCCTGCGGCGTCTTCGGCTTGCCGGACAGGAACGTGCTGATGCTCGCGCCCTGGGCCTCCTTCAGCGCGATGCACTGGTCGACGACTTCCAGCACCTGGCGCAGCACGCGGTCGGAGCCGGGGACCTGGTCCGTGCGCTTCTCGAAGAAGGTGGCCACCTCCTGGCGCTTGCCCGCGTCGCAGTAGCCGGCGGCCATGTACGGCAGCCGGGAGCCCATGCCCTCCGCCAGCAGGCCCGGCTTGTCCTCGGTGCCCACCAGCGTGTCGAAGTGCGTCTTCACGAACTCCACCGCGGTGTCACGGGTGCGCGGGTCGCGCGACGCGCCGAAGAGCAGCCACAGGTTCTCCCGCATGTCCTGCTTCGGGTCGAGCAGCATCTCCAGGTTCGCCTTCACCAGCTGCGGATCCGTCACGTGGGACAGACCGCCCAGGAGCTGCTGGCGCTGGTAGCGGCTCTTCTCCGCGCGCAGGGCCTCCATCAGCTTCGCGTGCAGGGCCGCGTCGCCGTGCTCCACCGCGATGGCGAGCACCGCGCCCACCACGTCCGGGGCCACCGCCTTGCGGTCCTTGAGCCACGCCTCCGCCAGCGTGCGCGCCTCCGCGACGAGCTTCGGGTCGTTGCCCTCGTTGCCGGCCAGCTCCAGCAGGCGCGGACGCAAGAGGCGCATGTCCTCGCTCTCACCCGTGCGCGGCTTGAAGCCCAGCTTGCGAGCGCGCGGCCCGAAGGTGTCCCGCACGTAGCGGGCGCGGTCCGCATCCTGTGCCTCCGGGATGAGCCGCGACGACACGAGGTCCATCAGCTCCAGGCCCGCCTCCAGCACCTGCCGGTCCGGGTCCTCCGCCACGCCGGTGAGCAGCGGCAGCGCCTCCGCCGCGGGAAGGAGGCCCGCCTGCGCGAGCGCCAGCGAGTCACTGAGCAGCACCACGCGCTCCGCGCGCGACAGCAACATCAGGCCGGACTTCATCAGCTTCGCGCGCGTGTCGTCGGCCAGCCGCAGGCGGTAGTAGCCCGCGCCGTCCGCGTTGGGGAACACCCAGCTCGGGCACGCCTTCGTTTCCAGCGCGACCTCCGCCTTCTCCTCCGTCATCAGCGTGCACGTCGTGGTGGGCTTGCCCGCGCTCGGGTACTTCACGCACACCGGCACCTTCCAGGACTGCGCCTCCGGGGCCTTGGAGCCCAGGCGCACGTAGCGCTGCTGGGTGAGGGCCACGCGCGGCTTGCCGCCGTCGCACAGCAGGGTCGCGGTGATGAAGGGCGCGCCCGTCTGGTCCAGGAAGCTGTTCATCACCTGGGCCACGTCCTTGCCGGACTCCTGCGACAGCGCGTCCAGGAAGTCCTTCGCGGTGGCGTTCTTGCCCGCGTGCGCGCGGATGTAGCGCTGGATGCCCTTCTGGAACACGTCGCGGCCCAGCCACGTCTCCGTCATGGCCAGCACCGCGCTGCCCTTGCCGTAGGTGATGCCGTCGAAGGCGTTCTGGATGTCACCCGCGTCCTGGATGGGCTGGCGGATGAAGCGCGCGGCGACGAGGCTGTCCGCGTCCAGCGCGCCGTTGCGGTCCTGCACGCGCTCCACCGGCGCGTCCCACGTGGGCTGGTACGACTCCACGATGCGCGGGGTCATCCACGAGGCGAAGGACTCGTTGAGCCACAGGTCGTCCCACCACGCCATCGTCACCAGGTCGCCGAACCACTGGTGCGCCAGCTCGTGCACCTGCACGTTCGCGAACGCGCGCTGGCGGCCCACGGAGTCCTCCTCCGGCTTCGCCAGGATGAGGCGCGAGTTGAACGTCACGAGGCCCGGGTTCTCCATGGCCCCGCCCATGAGCGGCACCGCGAGCACGTCCAGCTTCTCGTACGCGTACGGGATGCCGAAGTAGCCCTCCAGGCGCTCCAGGATTTCGGGCGTCACCTTCGCGGCCCACGCGCCTTCATTCGCCCGGCCGCGCGGCGTGATGATGCGCGTCTTCACCTGCTTCTGCCCGGAGTCGCGCGCGGGCAGGAAGTCGAACGGGCCCACGCCGAACGCGATGAGGTAGCTGGGCAAAGGCTGCGTGGGGGCGAAGCGGTAGATGTGCCAGCCGTCCGCGCCCTTCTCGTCCGCGAGCTGCGGCGTGTTGGTGACGGCCACGTTGCCTTCGGGCACGTGGAAGGTGAGCTGCCACGGCACCTTGAAGCCGGGCTCGTCGAAGGACGGGAAGGCGCGGCGCGCGCCCAGCGGCTCGAACTGCGTGTAGATGTACCAGTCGCCGCCCTCGTTGACGCGGAAGGCGCCGGACGTCTCGCGCTCGGACGCGGTGCCCGTGTACGTGAGGTGCAGCTTCGCGCCGCCCACGGCCAGGGGCTTGTCCAGCGTCAGGCCGAGGAAGTCCTCGCCGGCGGAGGAGGCCTTGAGCGTCTGCGTGACGCCGGCCTGCTCCAGCGTGGCCTCCTTCACGATGAGGCCCTTGCCGTGCATCCAGATGACGTTGGTGGCCTTGGCCACCTCCAGCATGACGTCGACGGTGCCTTCGAAGGCCTCCGCCTTCGGATCCATCTTGAGGACGATGGCGTACTTCGTGGGCCGCACGTCGTCCGGCAGCCGCAGCGTGGGGGGAGTGGGTGCGGTGGCTGCCTGGACGGCCGGCGGCGTTTCAACAGCACCCGGAGCGGGAGCGTTGCCCTGTCGGGCACCACATGCCGCAAGGAAGGTTGCGGTGGCCAGGGCCACCGGACGGAGCAGGTTGGGCATGGCCGCGCAGTGTGGACCAGAGCGGCCGGGCAGGGTAGCGACGAGCGTGCGACGCGTGGCCTTGCTGTCAGGTCGTGTTCGCGATGGAGTGCGCCGCCGTGTCCGCTCCCCTCTCCTCGCATCCGCTGCCATCGCAAACGAACACCCCTCCCGAGGGAAAAAGGC comes from Corallococcus macrosporus and encodes:
- a CDS encoding ribose-phosphate diphosphokinase, producing MTPFALVVGSASPHLGRALAQASGAAPVGVKQERFPDGELHIEVPPEEVRGRRVVLLQSSTPPVGEHLLELLLLADACWRAGAASMEAVIPYVGYARQDRRARAGEPLGGRLVADLLSHGRFTRVFTVDLHNPALEGCFGAPLEHLSALPLLAEALRPHVTDTSVVVAPDLGAVKRAEALAKLLGRPWAVVHKARLSGNDVETLGLLGQVRGMRPILVDDMISTGGTLAAAAKELKGEGCVDDFILATTHALLVGPALERLHGVPVKRLVSTDSVEPRQGLPFPHQVVTLAPLLLRALRPDAR
- a CDS encoding enoyl-CoA hydratase; this translates as MSDTLLTQLDAGVFSVTFNRPEKKNAFTHAMYEAATAALQEAERRDDVRVVLLSGAGGAFTAGNDIGDFLEHPPTGEDSAVFRYLRALAGMAKPVLAAVEGAAVGIGTTMLLHCDYVVAGEKARFSMPFVNLGLCAEGASSLLLPRAAGFALASELLLFGDPFDAATALRAGIINKAVPEAQLKEVATERARALAQRPAQALKVTKALIRGPQREQVEAALKREGAEFVQRLASDEAKEAFMSFMSRGRK
- a CDS encoding M1 family metallopeptidase, coding for MPNLLRPVALATATFLAACGARQGNAPAPGAVETPPAVQAATAPTPPTLRLPDDVRPTKYAIVLKMDPKAEAFEGTVDVMLEVAKATNVIWMHGKGLIVKEATLEQAGVTQTLKASSAGEDFLGLTLDKPLAVGGAKLHLTYTGTASERETSGAFRVNEGGDWYIYTQFEPLGARRAFPSFDEPGFKVPWQLTFHVPEGNVAVTNTPQLADEKGADGWHIYRFAPTQPLPSYLIAFGVGPFDFLPARDSGQKQVKTRIITPRGRANEGAWAAKVTPEILERLEGYFGIPYAYEKLDVLAVPLMGGAMENPGLVTFNSRLILAKPEEDSVGRQRAFANVQVHELAHQWFGDLVTMAWWDDLWLNESFASWMTPRIVESYQPTWDAPVERVQDRNGALDADSLVAARFIRQPIQDAGDIQNAFDGITYGKGSAVLAMTETWLGRDVFQKGIQRYIRAHAGKNATAKDFLDALSQESGKDVAQVMNSFLDQTGAPFITATLLCDGGKPRVALTQQRYVRLGSKAPEAQSWKVPVCVKYPSAGKPTTTCTLMTEEKAEVALETKACPSWVFPNADGAGYYRLRLADDTRAKLMKSGLMLLSRAERVVLLSDSLALAQAGLLPAAEALPLLTGVAEDPDRQVLEAGLELMDLVSSRLIPEAQDADRARYVRDTFGPRARKLGFKPRTGESEDMRLLRPRLLELAGNEGNDPKLVAEARTLAEAWLKDRKAVAPDVVGAVLAIAVEHGDAALHAKLMEALRAEKSRYQRQQLLGGLSHVTDPQLVKANLEMLLDPKQDMRENLWLLFGASRDPRTRDTAVEFVKTHFDTLVGTEDKPGLLAEGMGSRLPYMAAGYCDAGKRQEVATFFEKRTDQVPGSDRVLRQVLEVVDQCIALKEAQGASISTFLSGKPKTPQAPPAPR